A window of Streptomyces broussonetiae genomic DNA:
TGGGACTGTCTGCTGCGGCAGCGGCAGGCGCCGCAGATGGCGCAGCGCGGTACTTCGGGAAACGGGCACGGCCAGCAGGCCGGCCAGGCGTGCGGCCGCCCGGCCGCATAACTCCCGTGCCACCTGGGATATCTGCCCTGCGAGCCGCACCGTGCGGCGCTGATGGCGCTCCAGCAGTACGGGAATCTGCTCGCGGAAGGTCTGCCGCCAGCAGCCCAGGGCCGGACAAGCCAGCCGCCGTACGCGCAGGTGGTCGACGACCTGGCGGCCGTCGACCGGCACGTCCCTCACCGTTCGGCGGTGATAACCGTGCACCTTCGCCGTCGGCGTTCCGCACACGGGACACGGCACCGCGATATCCCGGGTCCGGGCGGAAACCACCACCGTGTTGCCGTCGTCCGCCACGTCCTCGACGACCAGCACCGAGAGACCCGAAAACACCATACCTATAAGGGAGTTGATATCCACCACAAGATCATGATCAAGGGCGGCTACCCGGCGTCACCACCGACTACGGAACAGAGCCGCTCGCTTTACAGACCCCATCCGAAGAGAAGGGCATCCGCTGGGGCTGACGCCCCCTCGCAGTCGCAGCCTGAACTCGAGGGGGCCTTCGCCTCACCTTCGCCAGAACAGGTGGTGCGTCACGCCGCTCGGGCTGGGCACGACCTCCAGGTGGAACCGGTCGAGCAGCTCATCGGGGGACTCCCAGAGGCGTAGTCCCGACCCGAGCCTTACCGGTGAGACCGCCACATGCATGGTGTCGACGAGGCCGGCATCGAGGAACTGTCGGATGGTGGTGACCCCGCCGCCAAGTCGGACATCCTTGCCCTGCGCCGCCTCCCGCGCCCGTTCGAGGACCGTGGCCGGGTCGCCGTCGACGAAGTGGAACGTGGTGTCGGAGAGCGTGAACGACGGACGCGTGTGGCGGGTCATGACGAACACCGGCGTGCGGAACGGGGGCTCCTGACCCCACCAGCCGCGCCAATCATGGTCCCGCCATGGCCCACGCTGCGGCCCGAACTTGTTGCGGCCCATGATCTCGGCACCGATGTTGCGCGCGAAGTCTCGCGTGAAGTAATCGTCCAGGCCCCGGCTCCCCCCGGGATCCGTGCGCATGGGCCAGCTCGCCGTGGCTCCGGCCCAGGCAAACAGCCTCTCGGGACGGTCGCATCCGAACGGCCGCTCGAGACTCTGATCCTCACCGGCACCGATTCCGTCACTCGAGACGTTGAAGTTCATCACTCTCAGCAGTTGATCCATGTCTGTCCTCGTCAGGTCCGTCGTCATCGTGCAGCGAAGCGCCGCACACCATGACGTCGAACGGGACGTGGCCGGATCGACAGCGGTCCGCAACTTTTTCCAAGGCGTGCGAGGAAGCGGCCACAGCGGCGGCGTGAACGTCATGGACCCGGAGGGCATCGCGGTGCCCCGGGCGGCCACCGCGACGACTCACGTGCGTCGCAATGGACGTCACCGCCCGTCCGACCGATCCAACCGCTAACCCGGCGAACCTTGCCGGCCGGAGCACTATTCG
This region includes:
- a CDS encoding dihydrofolate reductase family protein, yielding MDQLLRVMNFNVSSDGIGAGEDQSLERPFGCDRPERLFAWAGATASWPMRTDPGGSRGLDDYFTRDFARNIGAEIMGRNKFGPQRGPWRDHDWRGWWGQEPPFRTPVFVMTRHTRPSFTLSDTTFHFVDGDPATVLERAREAAQGKDVRLGGGVTTIRQFLDAGLVDTMHVAVSPVRLGSGLRLWESPDELLDRFHLEVVPSPSGVTHHLFWRR